From Coffea arabica cultivar ET-39 chromosome 2e, Coffea Arabica ET-39 HiFi, whole genome shotgun sequence, the proteins below share one genomic window:
- the LOC113731783 gene encoding uncharacterized protein: protein MGKIRGFLLRHRVNTIFRSVFRRHSLPMRYHRLDPHPFYRANAISRLISWTHNLRSKAKDICCASSKNLVQGRAMSRGCMQTGQEPVGAKPQPVEVPKGHMAIYVGQTGGDFQRVLVPVIYFNHPLFGQLLREAEEEFGYNHPGAITIPCRISEFEHVQTRIKQGRSTRKLLTWKRQA, encoded by the coding sequence ATGGGCAAGATCAGAGGTTTCTTGCTAAGACACCGGGTCAACACAATTTTCCGGTCTGTTTTCCGCCGACACAGTTTGCCGATGAGGTATCACCGGCTGGACCCGCATCCATTTTATCGGGCTAACGCCATTTCCAGACTGATCAGCTGGACCCACAATCTGAGGTCCAAAGCCAAAGACATCTGCTGCGCCTCCTCCAAGAATTTGGTCCAGGGTCGGGCCATGAGCCGTGGCTGCATGCAAACCGGGCAAGAACCGGTTGGAGCAAAGCCACAGCCGGTGGAGGTGCCGAAAGGTCATATGGCGATCTATGTGGGCCAGACAGGTGGTGATTTTCAAAGGGTTTTGGTGCCTGTGATTTACTTTAATCACCCTTTGTTTGGTCAGCTGCTGAGGGAGGCCGAGGAGGAATTCGGGTATAATCATCCGGGTGCTATTACTATTCCTTGTCGGATCTCGGAGTTTGAGCATGTTCAGACCCGGATCAAGCAGGGCCGGAGTACCCGGAAACTGTTGACCTGGAAGCGGCAAGCTTGA
- the LOC113731781 gene encoding long-chain-alcohol O-fatty-acyltransferase-like produces MEHGNFKSIYAWSSVVASLCYCYFIPARIPKGFLRLVSLLPVFCHFTVLPMYIPSVFFRGVSSLFITWLANSKLLLFAFGQGPLAWAQSQSLHIFIASAALPIRAKRADDSNPSSSKKKVPFLNLGTEILALSVLLALAAKYRETAHPLVLQADYCCVIFLLVDVLVAFSSSVVRALVGLELEPPSNAPYSSTSLQEFWGKRWNLTVTNTLRLSVYKPVRSVSAGVVGNRWAALPAFFATFLVSGLMHELIYYYVSRAKPSWEVTSFFILHGICVMIELVIKRGLKGKREMPWFISGPLTIGFVILTSFWLFFPPLMKSGADEMILEEFRSFCESWKGRLGTLSPNILSPKLS; encoded by the coding sequence ATGGAGCACGGGAACTTTAAATCAATCTATGCTTGGTCATCGGTGGTAGCATCTCTCTGTTACTGCTATTTCATTCCTGCAAGAATCCCAAAAGGCTTCTTGAGGCTGGTTTCTCTCCTACCCGTCTTCTGTCACTTCACAGTTCTCCCTATGTACATACCCTCCGTCTTCTTCAGAGGAGTCTCATCACTCTTCATCACCTGGCTCGCCAACTCCAAGCTCCTCCTCTTTGCCTTTGGACAGGGTCCACTCGCCTGGGCCCAATCCCAGTCCCTCCACATCTTCATCGCCTCCGCCGCTCTCCCCATCAGAGCCAAGCGGGCAGATGACAGCAACCCATCCTCCTCCAAGAAAAAGGTGCCGTTTTTAAATTTAGGAACGGAGATCTTAGCCTTGTCCGTTTTATTAGCCCTGGCAGCTAAGTACAGAGAAACTGCACACCCGCTGGTTCTACAAGCAGACTACTGTTGCGTGATATTTCTTCTGGTGGATGTTCTGGTGGCGTTCTCGAGTTCCGTGGTCCGAGCCCTGGTGGGTCTGGAGCTGGAGCCGCCGTCCAATGCGCCCTACTCGTCGACTTCTCTGCAAGAATTCTGGGGAAAGCGGTGGAACCTCACCGTGACAAATACGCTACGGCTCTCGGTGTACAAGCCCGTCAGGTCAGTGTCGGCAGGTGTAGTGGGGAATCGCTGGGCCGCACTGCCAGCCTTTTTCGCCACTTTTTTAGTCTCCGGTCTGATGCACGAACTCATATACTATTATGTGTCACGTGCGAAGCCCTCGTGGGAAGTGACGTCGTTTTTCATCCTGCATGGAATCTGCGTCATGATTGAACTCGTAATTAAGAGGGGTTTGAAAGGAAAACGGGAGATGCCATGGTTTATTTCGGGCCCATTGACGATCGGGTTTGTGATTTTAACCAGTTTTTGGTTGTTCTTTCCTCCCCTGATGAAGTCCGGGGCTGatgaaatgattcttgaagaGTTCAGATCTTTTTGTGAGTCTTGGAAGGGTAGGCTAGGGACCTTGTCTCCCAATATTCTGAGCCCCAAATTGAGTTAA
- the LOC113731780 gene encoding Golgi SNAP receptor complex member 1-2 gives MSGDPTMELLQESGWEELRKEARKIEGDLDVKLSSYAKLGARFSQAGYVETGSPTVGSSRSWKSMEMEIQSLLEKLLDINDSMSRCAASAASTTSVTQKLARHRDILHEFTQEFRRIKGNINSMKEHAELLSSVRDDISEYKASGSMSPRMQLLRERAAIHGNISHIDDVISQAQSTKAALSSQRALFGDVQGKVKLLSDKFPIIRGLIGSIRRKRSRDTLILAAVIAACTLFLIIYWLSK, from the exons ATGTCGGGGGATCCGACTATGGAATTGTTGCAGGAATCGGGTTGGGAGGAGCTCCGGAAAGAAGCTCGCAAGATCGAAGGGGATCTCGACGTCAAGCTCTCCTCTTATGCTAAACTCGGGGCCAGGTTCTCCCAAGCAG GTTATGTGGAAACTGGTTCCCCAACAGTTGGGTCTAGCAGATCTTGGAAGTCAATGGAAATGGAGAttcaatctttgcttgaaaagctGCTGGACATTAATGATTCCATGAGCCGATGTGCTGCATCTGCTGCATCTACTACTTCAGTTACTCAGAAATTGGCGAGGCATAGGGACATACTTCATGAGTTTACCCAG GAGTTTAGAAGAATTAAAGGAAACATAAACTCAATGAAGGAACATGCTGAGCTTCTTAGTTCTGTGAGAGATGATATTAGTGAATACAAG GCATCTGGAAGTATGTCCCCAAGGATGCAGTTATTACGGGAGAGAGCTGCAATACATGGAAATATATCTCAT ATTGACGATGTGATTAGTCAAGCTCAATCAACTAAAGCTGCATTGAGCTCTCAAAGGGCCTTGTTCGGTGATGTACAAGGGAAAGTGAAGCTACTAAGTGACAAATTTCCAATTATCCGTGGTCTAATTG GTTCAATCCGAAGGAAGCGTTCAAGAGATACTCTCATCCTTGCTGCAGTCATTGCAGCTTGTACTCTATTTCTCATTATTTATTGGCTTTCAAAATAA